From Coccinella septempunctata chromosome 4, icCocSept1.1, whole genome shotgun sequence, a single genomic window includes:
- the LOC123312489 gene encoding cuticle protein 19-like, whose translation MFRKVLALSAFLAFANAGFLPSYPSAAYGSYGVESYGVPLVGNGYIVPAVTKSYAYAPAHGEDYHAYPKYEFNYGVKDPHTGDHKTQHEVRDGDVVKGSYSLVEPDGTLRTVHYTADDHNGFNAVVEKSGHAVHPAPLAHAAPLIVSAPYPTYGLHHY comes from the exons ATGTTCAGAAAG GTTCTTGCGTTATCTGCTTTCTTGGCTTTTGCCAATGCCGGTTTTCTACCTAGCTACCCTTCTGCTGCTTATGGATCATATGGGGTCGAAAGCTATGGAGTACCCCTTGTAGGAAATGGTTATATTGTACCAGCAGTGACGAAATCATACGCCTACGCTCCAGCTCATGGGGAGGACTATCAC gcctaccccaaatacgaattCAACTATGGCGTCAAAGACCCACACACTGGTGACCATAAAACCCAGCATGAAGTACGCGATGGTGATGTGGTGAAAGGGTCCTATTCCCTTGTAGAACCTGATGGTACCTTGAGGACAGTCCACTACACCGCTGATGACCATAATGGATTCAACGCTGTTGTTGAAAAAAGTGGACATGCTGTACATCCAGCTCCCTTGGCACATGCTGCTCCTTTAATTGTATCTGCACCTTACCCAACATACGGTCTGCATCATTACTGA